The following DNA comes from Streptomyces sp. NBC_00273.
CGGCTACGCCTTCGATGACACGGAGGACCGTCGCGGAATTGCGCTCAGTGCCTACCTCAGGCAAGCCGCGCTCGATCCCGCGCGCAGCCGAGGCGGCAGCGGAGATCGACGACCTCCTCGAGACGGGTCTGTTCAGCGATGAGATCGCGGATGACGTCGATCTCTTGCCTCACATCCGCCCTCCCCGCGGGGGGACGGTGGAGGGATGCCTTGCCGTCGTCGGCGGGCACCTCCGGCGGTTCCTTGCAGAACCGGATTCACCCTCTCGGTTGCCCCCACAGACCGCATGGGAATGGAGAGAGCGGTTTCCTGAACTCTCGCACCTGATGGCAGCGTACTTCCATCAGGATTTCTCACTGGAGTACTCCTCGCACCGAGAGGCTCTGGACGACTACGTTTCAGGCGCTGCGGAGAGTGACCTCTGGCAGGTGGCGGGCGAGATCGAAGACTTCCTGGTCCTCAACGAATCGGATCAACTGCTCAAGAAGTCGGCGGCTACGCTCGGGCTCAGCATTCTCCCGCCGCAGGGCGT
Coding sequences within:
- a CDS encoding contact-dependent growth inhibition system immunity protein, which encodes MPTSGKPRSIPRAAEAAAEIDDLLETGLFSDEIADDVDLLPHIRPPRGGTVEGCLAVVGGHLRRFLAEPDSPSRLPPQTAWEWRERFPELSHLMAAYFHQDFSLEYSSHREALDDYVSGAAESDLWQVAGEIEDFLVLNESDQLLKKSAATLGLSILPPQGVRLRQWLTDVRGTVLHRSRG